A window of Vigna unguiculata cultivar IT97K-499-35 chromosome 4, ASM411807v1, whole genome shotgun sequence contains these coding sequences:
- the LOC114180863 gene encoding receptor-like protein EIX2, producing MTSSFLMVVFVYSLLKSTFGVCREIVCIGSERETLLKLKHNLTDPSNRLSSWNASVNPNCCHWNGVVCNNFTSHVAELHLTTPFPDFDYHYENYEDYEEALEEHNRRAFSGEINPCLVDLKHLNYLDFSGNLFQYIPIPSFIATITSLTYLNLSHAGFMENIPSQMGNLSNLLYLDLSYLYFESYENVDWLSNMSKLRYLDLSRTWSLEEGVSIPSCLGSMTSLIHLDLSFSRFMGNIPPQIGNLSNLVYLDLYYAVNGTIPSQIGNLSNLLYLNLRSGYSIDKSLFIGNVDWLSSLTKLEYLNLGGANLSQSFHLLHSLSALSSLLHLDLSRCTLPHYNQQSFLNFSSLLTLDLWEVSYYSGISFVPKWVFGLKKLVSLVSTFNPFESQIPDGIRNLTLLENLDLHKNSFSSSIPHWFYSSFPHLKFLDLSSNNLQGNISDALGNMTSLVTLDLSYNQLEGPIPTSFCYLCNLKAVYFSYLKLNQHINETLDIVTPCISHGLRTLVVQSSQLSGNLPLSLGKLSSLRTLSLSNNQLSGNPFESLRSLSKLSDLDIGYNRFKGVVTEDHLTNLTSLSGLYAPGNNLTLKVGTNWHPTFQLTYLDMSSWQLSPNFPSWIQSQDKLDYLAMPNTGILDSIPYWFWKTLSQASFLNLSHNHIHGELQTTLKNPISTIAVDLSANKLSGKFPSLSNGVGFLDLSSNSFSKSMDDFLCKGQEKPMKLEFLNLASNNLSGEIPDCWDIWPYLMDVNLQNNNFVGNIPQSMSSLIELESLSIRKNLLSGTFPTILKKTNKLILLDLGENNFSGTIPTWVGESFLDMKVLILRSNRFSDHTVISVRLWLKGRGDEYKNFLGLVTSIDLSNNKLVGEIPREITDLNGLIYLNLSHNQLIGHIPQNIGNMGSLLSIDFSRNELSGEIPPTISNLSFLSMLDLSYNHLNGKIPTGTQLQTFDASNFIGNNLCGSPLPINCSSNDKSYDQNGKGSDKHEVNLFYVGMTFGFMIRTKDTTAPGVRKELEPGKRKGSPSSKADQLGALAEFLLIS from the exons ATGACTTCCTCCTTTTTAATGGTTGTGTTTGTTTATTCGCTTTTGAAATCAACTTTTGGTGTGTGCAGAGAGATCGTGTGCATTGGAAGTGAGAGAGAGACACTGTTAAAGTTGAAGCATAATCTCACAGATCCTTCAAATAGACTCTCTTCTTGGAATGCCTCTGTCAACCCCAATTGCTGCCATTGGAATGGAGTTGTCTGCAACAACTTTACATCTCATGTTGCAGAGCTTCACCTCACCACTCCATTTCCTGATTTCGATTACCATTACGAAAATTACGAAGATTATGAAGAAGCATTGGAAGAGCACAATAGACGGGCCTTCAGTGGAGAGATAAATCCTTGTTTGGTTGATTTGAAGCATTTGAATTACTTGGATTTCAGCGGCAATCTTTTTCAATATATTCCAATTCCTTCTTTCATCGCAACAATTACTTCCTTAACTTATCTCAACCTTTCTCATGCTGGATTCATGGAAAATATTCCTTCTCAGATGGGAAATCTCTCCAATTTACTCTACCTTGATCTCAgttatctttattttgaaaGTTATGAAAATGTTGATTGGTTATCTAATATGTCCAAACTTCGTTATCTTGACTTGAGCCGCACTTGGTCACTTGAAGAAGGTGTGTCAATTCCTTCTTGTCTTGGCTCAATGACCTCTTTAATTCACTTGGACCTCTCTTTTTCTAGATTCATGGGCAACATTCCTCCCCAGATTGGTAATCTTTCTAATTTGGTGTATCTAGACCTATATTATGCTGTCAATGGAACTATTCCCTCTCAAATTGGAAATCTCTCCAACTTGCTCTACCTAAATCTTCGAAGTGGTTATTCTATTGACAAATCTTTGTTTATTGGAAATGTTGACTGGTTGTCAAGTCTTACAAAACTTGAATATCTTAATTTAGGAGGTGCAAACCTATCCCAATCATTTCACTTGCTTCACTCCCTCTCAGCTCTTTCTTCTTTGCTGCACCTAGATTTGTCGAGATGTACACTTCCCCACTACAACCAACAATCATTTCTTAACTTCTCGTCTCTCCTCACTTTGGATCTTTGGGAGGTTTCTTATTATTCTGGAATCTCATTTGTTCCAAAGTGGGTATTTGGACTGAAGAAACTTGTTTCTCTTGTTTCAACTTTTAATCCCTTTGAAAGTCAAATTCCTGACGGTATTCGAAACCTCACACttcttgaaaatcttgatttgcataaaaattcattttcatcttctatACCTCATTGGTTTTATAGTAGTTTTCCTCATCTCAAATTTTTGGACCTATCAAGCAACAACTTACAAGGAAATATTTCGGATGCCTTAGGAAATATGACTTCTCTAGTTACACTTGATTTGTCATACAATCAACTTGAAGGTCCAATTCCAACTTCTTTTTGTTATCTTTGCAACTTAAAGGCAGTATATTTCTCATATCTCAAACTCAACCAACATATTAATGAAACTTTAGATATTGTTACTCCTTGTATCTCCCATGGACTCAGAACACTTGTAGTTCAAAGCTCTCAACTTTCTGGCAATCTTCCACTATCACTTGGAAAACTTTCATCATTAAGAACTCTTTCTCTATCCAACAATCAACTTAGTGGAAATCCGTTTGAAAGTCTTAGATCACTCTCTAAATTGTCAGATCTTGATATTGGTTATAATCGTTTTAAAGGAGTTGTCACAGAGGATCATCTCACGAATCTTACGAGTTTAAGTGGCCTTTATGCACCAGGAAACAATTTGACTTTAAAAGTGGGTACCAACTGGCATCCTACTTTTCAACTGACTTATTTGGATATGAGTTCTTGGCAATTAAGTCCCAACTTTCCTTCATGGATTCAATCACAAGACAAACTTGATTATTTAGCGATGCCTAACACGGGAATTTTGGATTCTATTCCCTATTGGTTTTGGAAAACATTATCTCAAGCTTCTTTTCTAAATCTCTCTCATAATCATATCCATGGTGAGCTTCAGACTACTTTAAAGAATCCAATATCTACAATCGCTGTTGATCTAAGTGCAAATAAGTTAAGTGGCAAATTTCCTTCACTTTCAAATGGTGTGGGTTTTTTGGACCTTTCAAGCAATTCATTCTCCAAATCCATGGATGATTTTTTATGCAAAGGTCAAGAGAAGCCAATGAAATTAGAATTTCTCAATCTTGCATCGAATAACTTATCAGGGGAAATACCGGATTGTTGGGACATCTGGCCTTATCTAATGGatgtaaatttacaaaataataattttgttggaAACATTCCCCAATCCATGAGTTCCTTAATAGAGCTAGAATCATTAAGCATCCGTAAAAACTTGCTCTCGGGAACATTTCCTACAATTTTGAAAAAGAccaataaattgattttgttggatcttggagaaaataatttttcaggAACAATTCCAACTTGGGTTGGAGAAAGTTTTTTAGATATGAAGGTTCTTATCCTTCGATCAAATAGATTTTCAG ATCATACTGTAATCAGTGTTCGTCTTTGGTTGAAAGGAAGAGGAGATGAATACAAAAACTTTCTCGGGTTGGTAACAAGCATTGATTTGTCAAATAACAAATTAGTAGGAGAAATACCCAGAGAAATCACAGATTTAAATGGTCTGATATATTTGAACTTGTCCCACAACCAACTTATTGGTCACATTCCACAAAACATTGGTAATATGGGATCATTGTTGTCCATTGATTTTTCAAGGAATGAACTGTCTGGTGAAATCCCTCCAACTATTTCAAATTTGAGCTTTCTAAGCATGCTAGACTTGTCTTATAATCATTTGAATGGAAAAATTCCAACAGGAACTCAGTTGCAAACCTTTGATGCCTCAAACTTTATTGGCAACAATCTGTGTGGCTCACCACTACCCATCAATTGCAGCTCCAATGACAAAAGCTATGATCAGAATGGTAAAGGGAGTGATAAACATGAAGTGAACTTATTTTATGTGGGTATGACATTTGGATTTATG ATTCGAACTAAGGACACCACAGCTCCTGGAGTTAGGAAAGAGCTGGAACCTGGGAAAAGGAAGGGTTCTCCTAGCTCGAAGGCAGACCAGCTTGGTGCCCTAGCAGAGTTCCTTCTGATTTCTTAG